In Centropristis striata isolate RG_2023a ecotype Rhode Island chromosome 5, C.striata_1.0, whole genome shotgun sequence, a single genomic region encodes these proteins:
- the LOC131971277 gene encoding tubulin alpha-1C chain-like yields MRECISIHVGQAGVQIGNACWELYCLEHGIQPDGQKPSGMSSGGGDDSFNTFFSETGAGKHVPRAVFVDLEPTVIDEVRSGTYRQLFHPEQLITGKEDAANNYARGHYTIGKEIIDIVLDRIRKLSDQCTGLQGFLVFHSFGGGTGSGFTSLLMERLSVDYGKKSKLEFSIYPAPQVSTAVVEPYNAILTTHTTLEHSDCAFMVDNEAIYDICRRNLDIERPSYTNLNRLISQIVSSITASLRFDGALNVDLTEFQTNLVPYPRIHFPLATYAPVISAEKAYHEQLTVSEITNACFEPANQLVKCDPRHGKYMACCLLYRGDVVPKDVNAAIATIKTKRSIQFVDWCPTGFKVGINYQPPTVVPGGDLAKVQRAVCMLSNTTAIAEAWARLDHKFDLMYAKRAFVHWYVGEGMEEGEFSEAREDMAALEKDYEEVGADSVGDEDDDGEEY; encoded by the exons ATG CGTGAGTGTATCTCTATCCACGTTGGTCAGGCTGGTGTCCAGATTGGCAATGCCTGCTGGGAGCTTTACTGTCTGGAACATGGGATCCAGCCGGACGGACAGAAACCCAGTGGAATGTCCAGCGGTGGTGGAGATGATTCCTTCAACACCTTCTTCAGTGAGACTGGAGCTGGAAAGCACGTCCCCAGAGCAGTTTTTGTCGACCTGGAGCCCACTGTCATCG ATGAGGTGCGCTCTGGGACCTACCGCCAGCTGTTCCACCCTGAGCAGCTGATCACTGGCAAGGAGGATGCTGCCAACAACTACGCCCGTGGACACTACACCATCGGCAAAGAGATCATCGACATTGTGCTCGACAGGATCCGCAAACTG TCCGACCAGTGCACCGGCCTTCAGGGCTTCCTGGTCTTCCACAGCTTCGGAGGTGGCACCGGCTCTGGTTTCACCTCCCTGCTGATGGAGCGTCTGTCTGTCGACTACGGCAAGAAGTCCAAGCTGGAGTTCTCCATCTATCCAGCTCCCCAGGTGTCCACTGCTGTGGTGGAGCCCTACAACGCTATCCTGACCACCCACACCACCCTGGAGCACTCTGACTGTGCCTTCATGGTCGATAACGAGGCCATCTATGATATCTGCCGTAGAAACCTTGATATTGAGCGTCCCTCGTACACCAACTTGAACAGGTTAATCAGTCAGATTGTGTCCTCTATCACTGCCTCCCTTCGTTTCGATGGTGCCCTCAATGTTGATCTGACAGAGTTCCAGACCAACTTGGTGCCATATCCCCGTATCCACTTCCCTCTGGCCACCTATGCCCCCGTCATCTCTGCTGAGAAGGCTTACCATGAGCAGTTAACGGTGTCAGAAATCACCAACGCCTGCTTTGAACCAGCCAATCAGCTGGTGAAATGTGACCCTCGCCACGGCAAATACATGGCTTGTTGCCTTTTGTACCGTGGTGATGTGGTGCCCAAAGATGTTAACGCTGCCATCGCCACCATCAAGACCAAGCGCAGCATCCAGTTTGTGGACTGGTGCCCCACTGGTTTCAAGGTGGGCATCAACTACCAGCCCCCCACTGTAGTTCCTGGTGGAGACCTGGCCAAGGTCCAGAGGGCTGTGTGCATGCTGAGCAACACCACTGCTATTGCAGAGGCCTGGGCTCGGCTTGACCACAAGTTTGATCTGATGTATGCAAAGCGTGCCTTTGTTCACTGGTATGTAGGTGAGGGTATGGAGGAGGGAGAGTTCTCTGAGGCCAGAGAGGACATGGCCGCTCTGGAGAAGGATTATGAAGAGGTGGGGGCTGATTCTGTGGGGGATGAGGATGATGACGGAGAGGAGTATTAA
- the hsd17b10 gene encoding 3-hydroxyacyl-CoA dehydrogenase type-2 — translation MANIRCVKGMVGLVTGGASGLGRATVERLVQSGASAVILDLPSSDGPALAASLGDRCAFAPADVTSEADVQSAVSLAREKFGRLDLAVNCAGIAVAAKTYNFNKDRPHSLEDFQRVINVNIAGTFNVIRLAVGQMCKNEPDADGHRGCIINTASVAAFDGQVGQAAYSASKGGIVGMTLPIARDLAPMGIRVLTIAPGLFSTPLLASLPEKVRSFLARQVPFPSRLGDPAEFAHLVTSLAENPMINGEVIRLDGAIRMQP, via the exons ATGGCGAACATTCGGTGTGTCAAG gGTATGGTGGGTCTGGTAACTGGTGGTGCATCTGGTCTGGGCCGAGCCACTGTGGAGCGTCTGGTCCAGAGCGGAGCATCTGCTGTGATCCTGGACCTGCCCTCCTCTGACGGACCAGCTCTGGCTGCCAGTCTGGGGGATCGCTGTGCCTTCGCTCCTGCAGAT gTGACATCGGAGGCAGATGTGCAGTCGGCTGTGTCTCTGGCCAGAGAGAAGTTTGGGAGGTTGGACCTTGCCGTTAACTGTGCCGGCATCGCTGTCGCCGCTAAAACCTACAACTTTAACAAGGACCGCCCTCACTCCCTGGAGGACTTCCAGCGTGTGATCAAT gTGAACATTGCAGGAACCTTTAATGTGATTCGTCTCGCTGTGGGTCAGATGTGTAAGAACGAGCCTGATGCAGATGGACACAGAGGCTGCATCATCAACACGGCCAGTGTGGCGGCCTTTGACGGACAG GTCGGCCAGGCAGCATATTCGGCTTCTAAAGGCGGCATCGTTGGAATGACTCTCCCCATCGCACGAGATCTGGCGCCAATGGGCATCCGAGTCCTCACCATAGCTCCCG GTTTGTTCTCCACCCCCCTCCTGGCGAGCCTTCCAGAGAAGGTGCGCTCCTTTCTGGCCCGCCAGGTGCCCTTTCCCTCGCGACTGGGAGACCCCGCAGAGTTTGCCCACTTGGTGACATCACTGGCTGAGAACCCCATGATTAACGGCGAGGTCATCAGACTGGATGGAGCCATTCGCATGCAGCCCTGA